In Rhodamnia argentea isolate NSW1041297 chromosome 5, ASM2092103v1, whole genome shotgun sequence, the DNA window ATATTGAAGGAGAGACTGTTCTTTGCTAGACTGAGGCATTTCGAAGTTTCGTAGTTGTCTACATACATAAAACAAGAATGTGAATTTACAGGCTAGCAAGCGACGAAGTAGACGAGGATAGGGGAATATATGTGAAGCATTTCAAGAACATTCCAATGGCAGATATGGAGATTGTACTTGTGAGTTgtactctccctctctcatgcATGCGAGCTAGAACTACTATTTTGATCAAGGTGCCTCTTTATTGCTTCAACATCATTCTGAAAGCTGTGTCTGAAGATTTTTGTTTAATAGCCAGAAAAGCAAATTCCAAGCTTAACACCAGTGGACTGGGTCAAATTTGTTGTTTCTGCTGTGATTGGTCTGGTGAGTTGTAGCAAATTCATGCACTAGTTGACATTATTTTCTATTATACATCCACccactccatctctctctctctctctctctctctctctccaggttACTGTCGTGACTTCCCTTCAAATGCCAAAAGCTGACATTCGGATCATTTCCGGTATCCTATCCGCTCTTGTGGGATATTGCGTAAAAACATACTTCACGTAAGTTCCATTTTGCAAACGTAACTTGTCTCCAACATGTCCTAAGAAAAACTTGTTATGTGGTTCCTTTTCCTTTCAGAAGTTCTGATAGAGCCAGTGGTTCACTGCACACATGAGAAAACTTCTGGTTTACAACTGCCTCTCCTTATAGCAATGATTTCTGCATGTAGATAGTTGGTTCTCTTTTCAAATAAGATGATGATAAACCATCAGGATTCTATTGTCTTGTATCAATTGCTTGTGGCACTCGTTACACATTTCTTCTTTGTTCGCTTTCTATCTCGACTTCTATAACTGCACTATAATAGTATATTCTGGACTGCATGCAGGTTTCAGAAAAATGTGGTTGCATATCAGAACTTAATTGCCCGTTCTGTTTATGACAAACAACTTGATAGTGGAAGAGGCACCCTTCTGCACTTGTGTGACGACATGATCCAACAGGAAGTAAGCAATAAGACTGTCTGTTCAATGCTTGTCTAACACTAAGTAATAATAAACTCCTTCAAcatatcttcaattttttatatcCCTATCCTATTTTGTACTGTGTTGAAGTATTATCCACCATTCTATGTGACCCgagaggaaaaataatttctaactttagctgacgtggcacaccggaaaagttactgtagcactcaagtgaacgattttgctccgacgtagtactcaagtgaacgatttttaaaagttatggcacttaagtgaacgttttgaaagttatggcactcaagtgaacgccgtacaaaagttatggcacttctagtgtacttttcccgtctATGAGTAATTGTAGCGTGCATTGCTTCATTTTTGCAAATACGAGATTAATATGTCTATGACATGTAGCTTCTGACAGACCATGGTCAGCACTTTGACTATTATCTCCCTGGAGGAAATACTATGTCCTTAATGATTTTTCCATAATCAACATGATATTCTTGCGTGTAACTTTTGCTGAAGATGTCCTTGCAGGTAAAAGAGGtgattgtttcatttttcatattgatGCAAAAAGGAACAGCTACAAGACAGGTAGTGCACATGGCATTTTTGACAATCGATAGTTCACCATATGAGGCGAGGGAATTGTAATACTTAAAGCTTTGACACTCATTTTGTGTTGTAGGATATTGATCTGCACTGTGAGGAACTTATAAAAAAAGAGTTCGATGTGAATTGCAACTTCGATGTGGATGACGCTGTTACGAAATTAGAAAAGTTAGGCCTCGTGGTTCGGGTAATCTCTCCCCTCAATTTTCTGGTTTTTAATTTAGGTACTGTAATTGTATCTGGGCTATAATCCTCGGCTCTTATTTTCATCATCGTTAGTAGTGCACATCTCTTTCCCTCATGCCTACTTTTCCTAAGAGACAACCCCAATCAGCCATTGCAGATATAGTTGAgcttaaaagatgcaatttttctaCCTGATTGGCTGGAAAGAATCATCTTAGCGTGTGGATTTCTCTATCTGATTTTTAATAAGGGGCACCGATCTATATAGCTCAATGCATATGCATCTACCATGTAATAGTGGATCAGTTTGAATTCTTTTAATGTGTGGGAGAGGCAAATGTCTCTGTACGATTTATGCTCTCGGGCTTCCTACTGTCTGATAAGAGACTAACCCGCTCAGGACGCAGAGGGAAATTATTCCTGTGTAGAGTTGAAACATGCTAACAAGCTCATTGGCGCCACTGCGGAGGAGATTGTTATGAAGGCAAGAGAAGGTGCTGACATCTCTTGATATGTTCTCAGAATGTACAAATATCGCCGTCTTTCtgttaatttttgtttctttttggccGATTATACACATCTTTAGAAATAGCTGCAGACCTAGGAAGTTTGTTGGCACCTTTGCTTGTATCATGTGCTTAGCAAAGCACCACTAGAAACTAGTGTTTAGAATGTAACGGCAACTGAACTAATGTTTAGAATCTAACGAATGTGGTTTCCGGATTCATTTAATCAAATTCTACTTCTAAGTCTTAAAAGAGTCTTTGCAGTTTGCTCGAAAGGTTTCCAACTTCAGTTGCGCCCAAGTTCTGTGAGATTGTAGCTGAACATTCTGCACCTGAATAGTTCAATCATAGTTTACTGAATTCCGAAAATCTGCTACTATTCTGTCTCGAACCACCCTGGCCACGAgcagataaaaaagaaagttgGGTAACGATACTACGACAATACGCAGTATAAACTACAGATGCCAGAGACCACGTTGGCATTAAGAGTCCATTGCGCGACTCACAGAAAAGAAGGCAATTCCCAGCATTTCCTCAAGCTAGTACTCTGCTCTTGAGGAGTTTGCATTTTGCTCATGGTGAATGACAAGTCTTCCCGTAAGTCAAATTCTCAGGAATCCAAAAGAGAATGGAATGTTGGTCTTTCTTGTCGAGCAATGAAGCATATTGCAAGTGCCAAATCCCCCATTACCTCCAGAAAAAATCTATCATTATGGTTGAAGGGAAACAACATTGTTGATTCAATCAAATTAGTTGAGAATAATAACTTTGCTCTGATATAATTATATCCACAAACAGATTGAATACAAGaacagttttttgtttttttttcctttcatgcTTCCacataggggaaaaaaaagaatcaagagATTAATGCAGCTGTTCTTTATACACTTGACAGCCAGCTGATCACTTGTTCTTTAAGGCTTTTTGGAAAGAAGGAATATATGTAAAAAtgaagtgaaagaaaaaaagaagtacTGCACAAAATTCACACTCAAATATGGAGGTAATTATTTtcagtttcttttcctttttcccttttatcttGTTCTGAACAGCTGACTTCCCAGGATCACAGTGGGCACTCCTTCCCCCATAACTGTTGTCAAGCTCCTTTCCTTCTCAAGTATCCTGTCCAGCTCCATCATCACATAGCTCATTGCCGGTCGCCGTTCGCTTGAAACATCCACGCATCGGACTATTAGCTGTATGAACTCTTCCATCCCTTCAATGGTGAAGCTGCTTGCCAGTTTTGGGTCGATGATGCTGGAGAACATGCTATAATCTTGATTGTTTTGCAACTTTataaaggagaaaaggaaagaaaatcaacCTTAACATCAGCATGATCGGAACACTTAAAAAGACTTGCACTTAGCCCCATTCACACATGCAGTCGTAAGAGTGATTTGCCAATTTCTCACAAACAATTCTCTATAGGTCTCATagctaaaaggaaaaggaagattaTTATACACTTAATTCTTGGGATGTAGTTGTGTTGTGAAAACATGTATAGAGGAGCCAGTTTATCGACACAGGCCAGCATGTGAAAATTCAGTGGCTGAGCATAGTACTTAATCAGCATTTCGTGCATGTTATTACTCATCACATACCCATTCAACCAAGCTCTGACTAGACTCTGGAGATGGTGTCTCGGTGGCTTCTCGGCCACTCAATAATTCCAAAAGAAATACGCCAAAACTGTATACGTCGCTCTTGTCAGAAAATCTTCTGAACTCTTTCACCCTGCACAAATATGGAGACAATATGTTAGAACTGGATCACATTCACACTATCCCGATCCGGGAGAAGGTTCTAAAAAGGGTCATACTCTGGGGAAAGAAATATATCATCTGCTGTCACGTCAGAAGATGGCCCTGCAATATCGGCTCTTCCGAGGAAGTTGCGTAATCCGGCATCTGCAACCTTAGGAATGAAGTTCTCATCCACCAGCACGTTGGCAGTCTTGAAATCCTTGTGTATTAATCGAGGTGTTAAAGAATGAAGATGGGCCAAACCTGGAGGGAAGCAGGATAGGTCAGGCCTGCCCATGATGGGAGTAAGTACTGTCACCAAACCATTCGGTACCAGAGGATTGATGATTTGGCATATTCGTTCTTAGAGAAGCTTACTGAGAATTGCACGAGGTACATTATATGGGAACACTCTtctaagaaaaagataaaaactaaTACCAGGAAAGCCATAAATGCTCACTGATTTTGCAGATGATCACCTTTAGCTGCCCCTAGAGCTATTAGAAGTCTATGCTTGAATTCCAGCTTCTCGCGTGAAAGCTGAGCAGCACCTACAAAGGAAAGCAATAGATCTTCAATATATGCAACGATCTTAATAACTGCATGCTGACTTATTTGATTGATGATAAAATGTAGGATAGTTAGGTCTGAGCAGTAAGAAAAATTTGGGTGAACGAGTACATGAAAAGAGTGGTGAAAAGTATGTTCTATCTTCAACTAGAAAATACTGTAACTTGTGCAAGTCATAGTTGTATGTTATTGGAAAGAGCAATACCATACAAGTGAGTGGAAACACTCCCATTTGGTATGTACTCATGCACAAGAAGCTGTGTATGGTGGTCCTGGCAGTAGCCCAACAGAGACACCAgattgtgattttgaatagaCGAGAGGAAGCGAACCTAATAGCGTCggaaaacagagaaaaacaATACGATATCAGATAAAATTCCACCTGAAGAGTTACCCCTGTTGCACAAAGAAGATCAACGAGCAACTGAAGGGAAAGGAAGAAATCTCATGCCATTCCTTGAATTCAGATTCTTCAAGCTACTGATCAGCCAATAAGACATCACAAGATCACCATAGGAAAAGCACAGGACAGGTCAACTAGATACGTCTAATGGAGATGACAATTCCTCCATTGAAGCTGTTTATATCTACTATAAAGCAAGTTGTTTGAAACTCATGGATTCTTTTTCAGGGGTTAAAAGAGGAAGGAAATCTAGTCAGGTTATCCACACTGATAACACACAAACTTTCGAAGCatgtgacaaaaattaattgatttccAATTTTTAGTTACAATGGGGAAAGTCATTAAGATGGGATATTGACGTCCAGAGAAATTTCCCAAAAATGTATGGTAGGAGAAACACTGAAAGCATGGCACAACGTATTTATCGTGTATGATATATGGAACCAGCATAGGTCGAAGAGGAGAAATGTACAACCTCGTCAACAAATTCCTGAGTAGGGCTTGCGGAGCGCTTTTTGATGGCTACAAGCATCCCATCATGAAGTAATCCCTTGTAAACCTCTCCGAATTTTCCTACCCCAATCAGATTCTTGTCATCAAAATTCTTTGTGGCCATAGACAATTCTTCCATCTCAAACCGCCTGGCTTCTCTCAAAGACATCTCAAATCCCACATGTCTTCCCGCTGCAGATTACAAGAGTGAACACATCAACTGATTGTTTTAGACTCATTTAGTATTCTCAGcgaggaagaaaagggaaatacgGTATAAGCGTTACATCGAACAGATGGATCGGAGGAACCGGTTTCTGACGTTCTTGACACGCTCCTTCTACATAGACAGAACCATATGATCAATATAACTATCCCCACCAATGCCACGGCTCCTACAGCACCTCCTAATATTGCTGCAAGAGGCCTTGACATTTGGTATGGGAACCACTTCAGCTACACAATATAGGATTATTCGCTTGCAAGGACGGGCACATCCAACCTGCAGAGAAAAGGACGCCGCAATGAGATCAGTAGGAAGCTAGAAAACAGAGTAAATACACAGAAGTAAACCAAGATAAAATGGATATGCGAGCTATCTAGGGCCACAATGACGAAAATAAGGAAGCCAATCAACCATCCTACTGGTCCAGAGACGAATTCTTAATTATCAATGACGTCAAATTCCTTAAAGAGTGATTCTATTAGAGGACACGGCAGATAAAAGAGGCATTAGAGCTGTCACACCTTTAACTAGAATGAGAGGAAAGCTGGATGGTGTTTATCCTCAAACAAAACAGCtcttaaattttattaatatgaCTCGTGCTAATGCTAACTCCATTGAAGTTTGAGGACTTTTGTGTCTATTACAACATTGCACTGCGACAGCTACCTCCCAGAAGCAGAATAGAGCAACACAACAAGATATTTTGTTTCGTTCAAGATGCACTTCCGATTCCATATATGCACATAAATTACACTACAATCTGAAAGTGCCGTATTTGAAATTGCAAATCCAATCACCACAAACAAACCTGTGTTCCAAGAGAAATGCAGACAAGTGACCAGCCAAATCAGCCTCATTGGTTCACTGGCAGATTGAATCATCCACCACAATCAACTCAAATCTCACCCTCATTCCAGCATTGACCCTGGTTGAGATCAcattctccgtctctctctAAAACCTCAGTACGAAATCACGGTGAACAAATCCAGTCAATTAAAAAACAATTGGGTCTCACAGCTCAAAATTACCCAGAAGCACTCAAACATGATCGGAGTTCTTGAAGTTGCAAAAGTGGGTACTTAATCAAGAATCCTAGGCTGGGCTTGTTTAACTAAATGAATTTCGAACACCCGccatcaagaaaaagaagaagaaagcatcTCTCTCTCCGGTGTACTTTTGAATAAATAAATCTGTGTATCATCGTTGGATATAGACAACGCCGACAGAAAGTGACCTCGCGCCGACAACGCTTTCAGGGTTTTTTTATCATCACTCTTTCAATCACTCACAGCAACACAACAACATCAATGAATGAACTAATGAATGAAAGAATCGATGATGAATGAACAAATTCCACTCCTCTTTTTTTCACCCGTTGACATATCCCCCCTTTAACCCAAGAGCAGAAAGAAAcaccagagaaagagagaaaaaaaatctcagctTGAACAAACAAAGGAAGGAAACTTCAAGAATTGGAACCCAATATACAAACTGGAAGTGGgtatacaaaagaaaaatgatgggGGCGAGGCTAAAGCTTAAAAATCGAGTCTTCTgcttctttttgcccttttctctttcagggtgtttctttaaaaggacaaaaaaaaaaagaggaactgTGGGTTGTAAAGCAGTATAACAGCGGTTGTCTGCTTCTGCAAGTTGAGAGTTTGTGCGTTGGTTTATTTGCTGAGAGAGTTCTGTACAGGGCATCTTTGGCGGTTCAACAGATCCATTCTGGCAACAACAACAAAGCAGAACAGCTTTGCCCCCCCTAAAAAAACAGAGTCAAGAGTCCAGCTTCGATGTAAATTTGCAGGAAGTATATACTTCTAGCACCAGTAAAATCAATTCAACcaaaaagttaaacaaaaaaagaggttcaaacatgagagagagaagagagagagagagattcaaagCTGTGGGGTTGCTATCCCCACCAGCCAGCTATGTTGACATTGCTCCTACTCGAGAGATAATTTATATTCAATCAGAAATTCAAAGACTATTATTACTgcatttttatatatttgggGAAGGGAATACCCCCAAGGCAAAGAAGGCCACAACGGCTACCTTACACTTCACCTGTGCACTATTTTAAAGGCAGGATCACATGAACACTTTGGATGCTTGTCCCTCTTGGCATGCACCAATGATGACGTTTTCAATGATGCAAGAAGCTGGCCGATGGCGCCcccctctttcttcctttttcgagTTTTTTAAGGACTTCGCCGCCCAAAAGTCTCTGCATTTCGACGTCAGATCAGATCAGAGCATGGAAATTTGTTATGTCTGGTCTCTTTTCCACTTTCCTCTacagcaaaaacaagaatttgCAGAAAGTAATTATACTTCTCTCTTCGTAAATAACGTCAACTGCAGAATGATTGAGGGTGGTTCCACGATGCTTGACCCTTAGTTAAGGAGACTTTTGGTCTCTAGCATTCTTTCCCCCGTCTCCCTATGAAGAGGTGGTCTTTCGTGGCTTTTCAAGCTTGTACCTTTTTTACTGGGCCTAATCCAAACAAACCCGCCAACTTTCACCCGGAGGATAAAGAAATACCGGACTTTTTCCCACAATTCAGAATTAGGGATGGGCACTTTCAGATTCTTTAGAGGTTTTATTTAGAACCTAAAATCTACTTATCGAAATATGTTTCTTATTGAGTTCAAAAGAAAtatgttccttatttttttgaattgaaaccTATCCGTCGTactttgaaatctgaaacctatTATGTCACCTGTCTCGGATCAGATTCAGGATACCCGAGAAtctgtcaattttttaattctttttcttttagttaagaaaaatgaaagtaaatgcAACAACCGCTAAGGGATCATTCGTAAAAGCGAATTGTGAAATAAGATGTTAACAACCGTTAAATTACTTAGAAAAACATTATTCCCAACAAAGACCATAATGCAAGATCAATGAAACAAGCTCAGTAAAATATAAGCCTTATGCAAAAACAAATTTATTAGATTTTGCAGTGACTAGTGTTCAAACGTGAAAAAATGGTGAACAAAGACGTCGACAATCCATAAAGATGAAcacgtaaaataaaataaatagcaaaaaattcaaaacacgcGACATAAAATCTAAACCATAGAACTTCAGCCCTcaattatccataaaaaaaaatttgctccaAAAATCGCTTCTTTTAGGATTTCGTTTTGGCGGTTCCCAAGTTCCTAAAAAAGGGAAACTGGGAATCGGACCTCGTCTCTCCACAACCTGGAATTGAATTAGGAATCACAACTTTGGTTATCCGGTTCTCAATTCTATTCTGGAATTGTGCTCAGCCTTATTCAAATCCACAAATTCCTATATAAATGACAAGATATTTGGTTTACCAATCTTTCATGCCGATGTGATGTATGATTGCGTGCCTGATGCCTCCGATATGCGCAAAAAGATGCCCGCAGGAGCTAAAATTCGCCACAAACACATCGGAACAAACAGACGATTTATCGAAAATATTGCCTATTTTTATCCGGGAGATCATTGCAGCTCTTTTCCCTactaattaatttttatcttcAAGACATGATAGTTAACATCGTCATGTCGAGGTTCTTGGATAACAAATTTATGGATGAGTATTTTTGTCCATCGCAGTTGAAATTCGTAAATTTTCTTGGATCGTTCGAAAAGTCGTAATATTTTATTCTACAGACAAAGTTTCAGATGTTACTTGGGGATTTGATCGGACCCTTGTtggtgaccaaaaaaaaaaaaagaattctatgTGCCGTCTTTTCATTTAACATTTTCAAGTAAATAATTGtcgtttttacatttttttttcctcataatgCTGTAATAATTGGACTTTTATTTCGCGGAATATATCGAAATCtattaaagataaataaattttgacTCGTAGAATCATGTCCAATAAGTAGAATAACCATGTTACACTTCGGACTCGCAATACATTGTGTAAGTTTTAAAAGCAATTATTAATTCaaggaaagagcgagaaaaataatttattgatTTAAGAAAAGATCTAGGCTTAAATAAGTTAATAACTAAACATATGAGATGCACCTCGGTTTACACTTATATTCTC includes these proteins:
- the LOC115747508 gene encoding uncharacterized protein LOC115747508 isoform X3; this translates as MQVVEKSNFKILTDYEINVALSAQYRLNLPIKVDESKLDKKLLRRYFSKYPHDDLPLFADKYIIFRRGIGIDRRTDYFFKTKLNTILARWWRRFLKYTGIKRFFFRKSSAQSKIDPGGRVQINSEAEPDSLSVERIRIENMKLSISNLLSKNTIQEPTFERIIVLYRLASDEVDEDRGIYVKHFKNIPMADMEIVLPEKQIPSLTPVDWVKFVVSAVIGLVTVVTSLQMPKADIRIISGILSALVGYCVKTYFTFQKNVVAYQNLIARSVYDKQLDSGRGTLLHLCDDMIQQEVKEVIVSFFILMQKGTATRQDIDLHCEELIKKEFDVNCNFDVDDAVTKLEKLGLVVRDAEGNYSCVELKHANKLIGATAEEIVMKAREGADIS
- the LOC115747509 gene encoding putative serine/threonine-protein kinase isoform X1, producing MSRPLAAILGGAVGAVALVGIVILIIWFCLCRRSVSRTSETGSSDPSVRSGRHVGFEMSLREARRFEMEELSMATKNFDDKNLIGVGKFGEVYKGLLHDGMLVAIKKRSASPTQEFVDEVRFLSSIQNHNLVSLLGYCQDHHTQLLVHEYIPNGSVSTHLYGAAQLSREKLEFKHRLLIALGAAKGLAHLHSLTPRLIHKDFKTANVLVDENFIPKVADAGLRNFLGRADIAGPSSDVTADDIFLSPEVKEFRRFSDKSDVYSFGVFLLELLSGREATETPSPESSQSLVEWLQNNQDYSMFSSIIDPKLASSFTIEGMEEFIQLIVRCVDVSSERRPAMSYVMMELDRILEKERSLTTVMGEGVPTVILGSQLFRTR
- the LOC115747509 gene encoding serine/threonine-protein kinase CDG1 isoform X2, with protein sequence MSRPLAAILGGAVGAVALVGIVILIIWFCLCRRSVSRTSETGSSDPSVRSGRHVGFEMSLREARRFEMEELSMATKNFDDKNLIGVGKFGEVYKGLLHDGMLVAIKKRSASPTQEFVDEVRFLSSIQNHNLVSLLGYCQDHHTQLLVHEYIPNGSVSTHLYGAAQLSREKLEFKHRLLIALGAAKGLAHLHSLTPRLIHKDFKTANVLVDENFIPKVADAGLRNFLGRADIAGPSSDVTADDIFLSPEVKEFRRFSDKSDVYSFGVFLLELLSGREATETPSPESSQSLVEWHHRPKTGKQLHH